The Thermoflavifilum sp. genome contains a region encoding:
- the mutS gene encoding DNA mismatch repair protein MutS produces MSHSKNTLTPLMQQHKAIKARYPDAILLFRVGDFYETFYEDAVIASQVLGIVLTKRANGAAASVDLAGFPYHALDTYLHKLVKAGYRVAVCDQLEDPKQAKGVVKRGVTELVTPGIALHEKLLEHNANNFLAAIHFGEAQLGLAFVDVSTGEMLIAEGDQEYADKLLQSLQPAEVVFSRPWQRTFKQQFGQRFYTYPLEEWIFSYPYAEEQLIKHFHTHSLKGFGIDHMREAITAAGAILHYLRETEHPDLQHISSIQRIDRQDFLWMDKFTLRNLELVEPLSEQSRSLLQVLDHTLTPMGARLLKRWLLFPLQDIQAINERLDAVETLIKAEAVRHQLAGWLKQMGDVERLAARISLRKISPREVWQLGKSIRLMAQIQQLFLSPEASPVNTNVYLRRQAEQMNPCPTLVQQIFHTLVENPPATSNKGGLIREGVHAELDELRHLVHSGKTYLQELQQREAERTGISSLKIGYNSVFGYYLEVTHAHRHKVPADWIRKQTLTNAERYVTPELKSYEEKILGAEEKILLLEQQIFDALVQHMHDYLPALQANAQVIARLDCILCFAENALRFHYRRPELHEGEQLEIREGRHPVIEQSLKPGESFIPNDLYLDCSTQQIIILTGPNMSGKSALLRQTALITLMAHAGSFVPASSAKISLTDKIFTRVGASDNLSGGESTFMVEMNETASIIHNFTQRSLVILDEIGRGTSTYDGISIAWSIVEYLHHGTPHHPKTLFATHYHELNELENLLERVKNYHITHTEAGNKIIFLRKLAPGGSRHSFGIHVARMAGMPPQLVKRAEEILHQLESKHPDPKSITRQIQPEPSYQLSIFDEQTVIFQQIRDLLAGIDINRLTPVEALLKLNEIKKLLRE; encoded by the coding sequence ATGAGCCATTCTAAAAATACCCTGACACCCCTGATGCAACAGCATAAGGCCATCAAGGCCCGCTATCCCGACGCCATCCTTCTGTTTCGGGTGGGCGATTTTTATGAAACCTTCTACGAAGATGCAGTGATTGCCTCTCAGGTGCTGGGTATCGTACTCACCAAACGCGCTAACGGCGCGGCGGCATCGGTGGATCTGGCCGGGTTCCCCTACCATGCACTCGACACCTATCTGCATAAGCTGGTCAAGGCCGGCTATCGTGTGGCCGTTTGCGACCAGCTGGAAGATCCCAAACAGGCCAAAGGGGTGGTAAAAAGAGGCGTCACCGAGCTTGTGACACCCGGTATTGCCCTGCATGAAAAGCTGCTCGAGCACAACGCAAATAATTTCTTAGCGGCTATCCATTTCGGGGAAGCGCAACTCGGACTGGCTTTTGTGGATGTGTCGACCGGTGAGATGCTGATAGCAGAGGGCGACCAGGAATATGCCGATAAGTTGCTGCAAAGCCTACAACCCGCCGAGGTGGTGTTTTCGCGTCCCTGGCAACGAACATTCAAGCAGCAGTTCGGACAGCGGTTCTATACCTATCCACTCGAAGAATGGATTTTCAGTTATCCGTATGCCGAAGAACAGCTCATCAAACATTTTCATACCCACTCCCTGAAAGGTTTCGGCATTGACCATATGCGAGAAGCCATCACAGCCGCCGGAGCTATTCTCCATTACCTGCGGGAAACCGAACATCCTGACCTGCAACATATCAGTTCCATCCAACGCATCGACCGACAGGATTTTCTCTGGATGGATAAATTCACCCTGCGCAATCTTGAGCTGGTGGAGCCGCTCTCCGAGCAGAGCCGCAGCCTGCTACAGGTGCTCGACCACACCCTGACGCCCATGGGCGCACGCCTGCTTAAGCGCTGGTTGCTCTTCCCGTTGCAGGATATTCAGGCTATCAACGAACGACTCGACGCTGTTGAAACGCTGATTAAAGCAGAGGCTGTCCGCCATCAACTGGCCGGCTGGCTCAAGCAAATGGGAGATGTGGAGCGCCTGGCGGCCCGTATTTCCCTCCGGAAAATCAGCCCCCGTGAAGTATGGCAGCTGGGCAAGAGTATCCGGCTTATGGCTCAGATTCAACAGCTATTCCTTTCCCCGGAAGCCTCACCGGTGAATACCAATGTTTACCTGCGGCGCCAGGCCGAACAAATGAATCCCTGTCCCACGCTGGTTCAACAAATTTTCCATACCCTGGTGGAAAACCCGCCGGCTACCAGCAATAAAGGTGGACTGATCCGGGAAGGGGTACATGCCGAATTAGACGAACTCCGTCATCTGGTGCACAGCGGCAAAACTTACCTGCAGGAGCTTCAGCAAAGAGAAGCCGAACGTACCGGTATTTCTTCCCTGAAAATCGGCTATAACAGCGTGTTTGGCTACTATCTGGAGGTAACCCACGCCCACCGCCATAAGGTACCGGCCGACTGGATCCGTAAACAAACCCTCACCAACGCCGAGCGGTATGTGACGCCCGAGTTGAAATCGTACGAAGAAAAGATCCTGGGCGCGGAAGAAAAAATCCTGCTGCTCGAACAACAAATCTTCGACGCACTCGTGCAGCACATGCACGACTATCTCCCCGCCCTGCAGGCAAACGCTCAGGTCATAGCCCGGCTTGATTGTATTTTGTGCTTTGCCGAAAACGCCCTTCGCTTTCACTACCGTCGCCCCGAATTACACGAAGGAGAGCAATTAGAAATCCGTGAAGGACGCCATCCCGTCATCGAACAAAGCCTGAAACCCGGCGAGAGCTTTATTCCCAACGACCTTTACTTAGATTGCTCCACCCAGCAAATCATTATCCTCACCGGCCCCAACATGAGCGGGAAGTCGGCCCTGCTGCGACAAACCGCGTTGATCACGCTCATGGCCCACGCCGGCAGCTTTGTGCCCGCCAGCTCGGCTAAGATCAGCCTCACCGATAAAATCTTCACCCGTGTGGGCGCTTCCGATAACCTCAGCGGCGGTGAATCGACCTTCATGGTGGAGATGAACGAAACGGCCAGCATCATCCACAATTTCACCCAGCGCAGCCTGGTGATTCTCGACGAAATCGGCCGGGGCACCAGTACCTACGATGGCATATCCATCGCCTGGAGCATCGTGGAATACCTGCACCATGGCACACCTCATCATCCCAAAACCCTGTTCGCTACCCATTACCATGAACTCAATGAACTGGAAAACCTGCTCGAGCGCGTAAAAAATTACCACATCACGCATACCGAGGCGGGCAATAAAATCATCTTCCTGCGTAAACTCGCCCCCGGCGGCAGCCGACATAGCTTCGGGATACACGTTGCCAGAATGGCAGGCATGCCACCTCAGCTGGTAAAACGTGCCGAAGAAATCTTACACCAACTGGAAAGCAAGCATCCCGACCCAAAGTCCATCACCCGGCAAATTCAGCCGGAACCTTCCTACCAGCTCAGCATATTTGACGAACAAACGGTGATCTTTCAACAAATCCGGGACTTGCTTGCCGGCATCGATATTAACCGTCTTACCCCTGTGGAAGCCCTCCTGAAACTGAATGAAATCAAAAAGCTACTTCGCGAATAA
- a CDS encoding DNA starvation/stationary phase protection protein, whose translation MKANIGIPEKNLQEEAKLLNTLLADETVLYIKTRNYHWNLESRSFAEIHRFLEEQYTELAGMIDALAERIRQLGHYAVATLEDYLKLTNLTEGQAGETQEKALQILLDDHETLIREIRKMAREVDEKHEDAGTNDFLVGLMEKHEKMAWMLRSYLPEKK comes from the coding sequence ATGAAAGCAAATATCGGCATCCCCGAAAAAAATCTGCAGGAAGAAGCTAAATTATTAAACACCCTCCTGGCCGATGAAACCGTCCTGTATATTAAAACCCGTAATTACCACTGGAACTTAGAAAGCAGGAGTTTTGCAGAGATTCATCGTTTTCTGGAAGAACAATATACCGAACTGGCCGGCATGATCGATGCCCTGGCCGAACGCATCCGTCAATTAGGGCATTATGCTGTGGCTACGCTGGAAGATTATCTGAAACTTACCAATCTCACCGAAGGGCAGGCGGGTGAAACACAGGAAAAAGCCTTACAAATTCTGTTAGACGACCACGAAACCCTGATCCGGGAAATTCGTAAGATGGCCAGGGAAGTTGATGAAAAACATGAAGATGCTGGCACGAATGATTTCCTGGTGGGCCTGATGGAAAAGCACGAAAAAATGGCCTGGATGCTGCGCAGCTATTTGCCCGAGAAAAAGTAA
- the kdsA gene encoding 3-deoxy-8-phosphooctulonate synthase: protein MVNERITPIAFLFEGQDYDPRMFFLIAGPCVVENEALLETVAGEVKRICKRLGIPYIFKSSYRKANRTRADAFTGIGDEQALELLRKVRQQFQVPVLTDIHTPPEAAMAATYVDVLQIPAFLCRQTELLQAAGATGKVVNIKKGQFVSGEAMHFAAEKVRQTGNNRILLTERGAMFGYGDLVVDFRNVPIMQAAGVPVVVDCTHSLQQPNQAGGVTGGRPQLIETIARAAIATGADGIFIETHPEPARALSDGANMLALHHLEPLLEQLVRIRKAIVPE from the coding sequence ATGGTCAACGAACGCATCACCCCTATCGCGTTTTTGTTTGAGGGGCAGGACTATGATCCGCGCATGTTTTTTCTTATTGCGGGTCCCTGTGTGGTAGAAAATGAGGCATTACTCGAAACCGTAGCCGGCGAGGTAAAGCGCATCTGCAAGCGCCTGGGCATTCCGTATATCTTCAAGTCCTCTTATCGAAAGGCCAACCGCACCCGGGCCGATGCCTTCACAGGCATTGGCGATGAACAGGCCCTGGAACTCCTGCGTAAGGTGAGGCAGCAGTTTCAGGTGCCGGTGCTCACCGATATCCACACCCCGCCCGAGGCAGCCATGGCAGCGACTTATGTGGATGTATTGCAGATTCCGGCCTTTCTCTGCAGGCAAACTGAGCTGCTGCAGGCAGCAGGAGCCACAGGCAAAGTGGTGAACATCAAAAAAGGCCAGTTTGTGAGTGGCGAGGCCATGCATTTCGCAGCGGAAAAAGTACGACAGACGGGCAATAATCGCATCCTGCTCACCGAGCGGGGCGCCATGTTTGGCTACGGCGATCTGGTGGTCGATTTTCGGAATGTTCCCATCATGCAGGCAGCCGGCGTGCCGGTGGTAGTCGATTGCACCCATTCGTTGCAACAACCCAATCAGGCGGGAGGGGTTACGGGCGGGCGGCCGCAGCTTATCGAAACCATCGCCCGGGCGGCCATAGCCACCGGAGCCGATGGCATCTTCATTGAAACGCATCCCGAGCCGGCCCGGGCCCTGTCGGACGGTGCCAACATGCTGGCCCTGCATCACCTGGAACCCTTGCTTGAACAGCTGGTGCGCATCAGAAAAGCGATTGTCCCGGAATGA
- a CDS encoding NAD-dependent epimerase/dehydratase family protein: MPAKERILVIGACGQIGVELTLALRKIYEPQHVIAADLRDEHPLLKGTGPYVTLDVMNREMLHVLVIRHHITQIYHLAAILSATAEKNPALAWHINMQSLIHVLEIAREENLHKVYWPSSIAVFGKGAPRLQTPQHTILEPTTAYGISKLAGERWCEYYHERYGVDVRSLRYPGLISYKSSPGGGTTDYAIEMFQAAVDSRKYCCPLAADTRLPMMYMPDAIRATIELMEAPADRISLHSSYNIHAFQFSPAELAAAIQQHIPGFVVCYRPDFRQQIAESWPESVDDHLARNDWDWKPAFDLETMTRDMLQNLQQLKKR, translated from the coding sequence ATGCCTGCCAAAGAACGCATCCTGGTCATCGGGGCCTGCGGTCAGATTGGGGTGGAACTCACGCTGGCCCTGCGTAAAATCTACGAACCCCAGCATGTTATTGCCGCCGATCTGCGCGATGAACATCCCCTGTTAAAGGGCACCGGCCCCTACGTGACGCTCGACGTGATGAACCGCGAGATGCTGCATGTGCTGGTCATCCGCCACCACATCACCCAGATCTATCATCTGGCGGCCATCCTGTCGGCTACGGCCGAGAAAAATCCGGCGCTGGCCTGGCATATCAACATGCAAAGCCTGATCCACGTGCTGGAAATCGCTCGCGAAGAAAACCTGCACAAGGTGTACTGGCCCAGTTCCATTGCCGTATTCGGAAAAGGCGCACCCCGACTGCAAACGCCCCAGCACACCATTTTAGAGCCCACCACGGCCTACGGCATCAGCAAGCTGGCCGGCGAACGCTGGTGCGAGTATTATCATGAACGTTATGGAGTGGATGTACGGAGTCTGCGCTATCCCGGACTCATCAGCTATAAATCATCGCCGGGCGGAGGTACCACCGATTACGCTATCGAAATGTTTCAGGCCGCCGTGGATAGCCGGAAATACTGCTGCCCGCTGGCCGCCGACACCCGACTGCCCATGATGTATATGCCCGATGCCATCCGGGCTACCATCGAGCTCATGGAAGCACCGGCCGATCGCATCTCGCTGCATAGCAGCTATAATATCCACGCCTTTCAATTTTCACCCGCCGAGCTGGCAGCGGCCATCCAGCAGCATATCCCGGGATTTGTCGTGTGCTATCGTCCCGACTTTCGCCAGCAGATTGCCGAAAGCTGGCCTGAAAGTGTGGACGACCACCTGGCAAGAAACGACTGGGACTGGAAACCAGCTTTCGACCTGGAAACGATGACCAGGGATATGCTACAAAACCTGCAACAGCTGAAGAAACGATAA
- the dapB gene encoding 4-hydroxy-tetrahydrodipicolinate reductase, producing the protein MKIALIGYGKMGRAIESIALQRGHTILCRVDLHNREEWLKPEKLSDADVAIEFTSPESAVDNIVACFEAGVPVVCGTTGWLHRWQEVETRCLEKHQTLLYASNFSLGVNLFFALNKYLAQLMSAYPQYDVQIREVHHTQKKDAPSGTAITLAQQILQRIGWKKRWVNHPAQQPDELSIISERVDPVPGIHEVSYMSAIDDIQIKHTAHSREGFALGAVMAAEWVRGKKGIFTMADVLGLEQ; encoded by the coding sequence GTGAAAATTGCACTTATTGGATACGGCAAGATGGGCCGGGCTATCGAATCCATTGCCCTGCAACGTGGGCATACCATTTTGTGTCGGGTAGATTTGCACAACCGGGAGGAATGGCTGAAGCCCGAAAAACTATCTGATGCCGATGTGGCCATTGAATTCACTTCACCCGAATCGGCCGTCGACAATATCGTAGCCTGTTTTGAAGCTGGCGTGCCGGTGGTGTGCGGTACCACGGGCTGGCTGCATCGCTGGCAGGAGGTGGAAACCCGATGTCTTGAGAAGCATCAAACCCTGCTTTACGCCTCAAATTTCAGTCTGGGTGTGAATTTGTTTTTTGCTTTAAACAAATACCTGGCGCAGCTCATGTCTGCCTATCCGCAATACGACGTGCAGATTCGTGAGGTGCATCACACCCAGAAGAAGGATGCTCCCAGTGGTACGGCCATCACCCTGGCTCAGCAGATTCTGCAGCGTATCGGTTGGAAAAAGCGATGGGTCAACCATCCGGCACAGCAGCCCGATGAGCTTTCCATCATTTCCGAAAGGGTGGACCCGGTACCCGGCATTCATGAAGTAAGTTATATGTCGGCCATCGATGATATTCAAATTAAGCACACGGCTCATTCGCGGGAAGGCTTTGCCCTTGGCGCGGTAATGGCTGCCGAATGGGTACGCGGCAAAAAGGGTATTTTCACGATGGCAGACGTGCTGGGTCTGGAGCAATAG
- a CDS encoding RHS repeat-associated core domain-containing protein yields MNDALSPGITQFLSNKDAANYSSYPKAFLNWVLFDNQFHFVQGGVSQVKSGTSKQALVADIPVMPRSGYLFIYLSNESSQDVFFDQLVVHHRPGPLLAEDHYYPFGLEMVGISDRAMGRLENRYRYNGMELNEKEFADGWGLDVYTARFRGLDVQIGRWWQIDPKQDVEESGYAANEDNPVMWSDPEGDCPWCLAILGEMAAGAAISGAIEAGIQLYDIATTDKKLSDFSWQQVGEAAAVGAVTGPIFSWAGRAVSPYLKRITANITSRSLTAAENAFVRFGVRGSNVVVKTTEEVNKEFLNIGWKAPYKARTKVIEFTTTQEEKFVRVFNSQKGNKVREWIMKESELYDESGKMLTPEQIKDKFALPGKEPPDKMVEVKIPAGIRIRAGYAAKVEGWGEGGG; encoded by the coding sequence TTGAATGATGCATTAAGTCCTGGCATAACACAGTTTTTAAGTAACAAAGATGCAGCTAACTATAGTAGCTATCCAAAAGCATTTTTAAACTGGGTATTGTTTGACAATCAGTTTCACTTCGTGCAGGGTGGGGTTAGTCAGGTAAAGAGTGGCACGAGCAAGCAGGCCCTGGTGGCTGATATACCGGTGATGCCCAGGAGTGGATATCTTTTCATATATTTAAGTAATGAGAGTTCTCAAGATGTGTTCTTTGACCAGCTGGTGGTGCACCACAGGCCGGGTCCTTTATTAGCGGAGGATCATTACTATCCGTTTGGGCTGGAGATGGTCGGGATCAGCGACCGAGCCATGGGTCGGCTGGAGAACAGGTACAGGTATAATGGCATGGAGCTGAATGAGAAGGAGTTTGCTGATGGGTGGGGGCTTGATGTATATACGGCGAGGTTCAGGGGATTAGATGTGCAGATAGGGAGATGGTGGCAGATAGATCCGAAGCAAGATGTAGAGGAAAGCGGATATGCAGCGAATGAAGATAATCCGGTGATGTGGAGTGATCCGGAGGGGGATTGTCCGTGGTGTTTGGCGATTTTAGGAGAGATGGCAGCAGGGGCGGCTATAAGTGGAGCCATAGAAGCGGGGATTCAGTTATACGATATAGCCACAACGGACAAGAAGTTGTCGGATTTTAGTTGGCAGCAGGTGGGAGAGGCAGCGGCTGTGGGCGCGGTGACGGGTCCGATATTTAGTTGGGCAGGACGAGCGGTATCGCCGTATTTGAAGAGGATTACGGCAAATATTACTTCTCGCTCATTAACAGCTGCAGAGAATGCGTTTGTACGATTTGGCGTTAGAGGGAGTAATGTTGTAGTTAAGACAACAGAAGAAGTTAATAAGGAATTTTTAAATATAGGGTGGAAGGCTCCATACAAGGCCAGAACAAAAGTAATTGAATTTACAACTACTCAAGAAGAAAAATTTGTAAGGGTGTTTAATAGCCAAAAAGGTAATAAAGTAAGGGAATGGATAATGAAAGAGAGTGAATTATATGATGAGAGTGGAAAGATGTTAACGCCCGAGCAAATAAAGGATAAATTCGCATTGCCAGGAAAGGAACCACCAGATAAAATGGTAGAGGTTAAGATACCAGCAGGCATAAGGATAAGAGCTGGTTATGCAGCTAAGGTTGAAGGATGGGGAGAGGGTGGGGGGTAA
- a CDS encoding DUF5683 domain-containing protein: MLISSLSVYAQQAESTQVHDTIHILTDTLVIRDTTSRVKDSTTANFNDSTHVHDPRLAALYSAVLPGLGQAYNHKYWKIPIAYAGLGVAAGVFIYNYKQFILFRDAYRLSFTGQKTGDPFVDQYDPQDQKRIRDIYRQYVDYSALAFMGVYVINIVDALVDAHLYYFNVSDNLALRLQPVIHSGYVGYGLVMNLEGKRLFH, encoded by the coding sequence ATGCTTATTTCCAGTTTATCGGTTTATGCTCAGCAAGCTGAATCCACGCAGGTACACGATACGATTCATATACTCACCGATACCCTTGTGATACGCGATACCACCAGTCGTGTAAAAGATTCAACCACAGCCAATTTCAACGATAGTACCCATGTTCACGATCCTCGACTGGCCGCCTTATATTCAGCCGTGCTGCCGGGACTGGGCCAGGCTTATAACCACAAATACTGGAAGATTCCCATCGCTTATGCCGGGCTTGGAGTGGCCGCCGGCGTGTTTATCTACAACTATAAGCAATTCATCCTTTTCCGCGATGCTTACCGGCTGAGCTTTACCGGACAGAAAACCGGCGATCCTTTTGTGGATCAATATGACCCGCAGGATCAGAAGCGGATTCGCGATATCTATCGGCAATATGTCGATTATTCGGCTCTGGCCTTCATGGGCGTGTATGTCATCAATATCGTCGATGCCCTGGTCGATGCTCACCTGTATTATTTCAATGTCTCCGATAATCTCGCCCTTCGCCTGCAACCCGTGATCCATAGTGGTTATGTAGGATACGGACTGGTAATGAATCTGGAGGGGAAGCGTTTGTTTCATTGA
- a CDS encoding ParB/RepB/Spo0J family partition protein, protein MSAAPHKKEALGKGIRSLLQHIDADLKSTAAAMPAEEKVIAATTIERIPLDQIEVNPMQPRRDFDEKALEELAQSIRIHDVIQPITVTRIQHKKFRLIAGERRLRAARIAGLKDIPAYIRQADDRQLLELALTENLQREDLNAIETALSYRRLMEECELTQEQVAERIGKDRTTVTNYLRLLKLPPDIQVAVRNGEISMGHARAIINVENAEQQLFVFHEIIRKQLSVRQTEELVRQLSRGHKSKPSTKNQLPPAYQRIQDQLTDLFSTRVKLQRQSNGRGHIAIDFYSDEELNRILELLQRVRRS, encoded by the coding sequence ATGTCTGCAGCACCACACAAGAAAGAAGCACTCGGTAAAGGCATTCGGTCGTTGCTGCAACATATCGATGCCGATCTGAAATCGACGGCCGCCGCCATGCCGGCTGAAGAAAAGGTGATTGCAGCCACCACCATTGAACGGATTCCCCTCGACCAGATTGAAGTGAATCCCATGCAGCCCAGGCGTGATTTTGATGAAAAAGCCCTGGAAGAACTGGCTCAATCCATTCGCATACATGATGTAATCCAGCCCATTACCGTTACCCGGATCCAACATAAAAAATTCCGACTCATTGCTGGTGAGCGACGCCTGCGGGCGGCTCGCATCGCTGGACTCAAAGATATTCCCGCCTATATTCGTCAGGCTGATGATCGGCAGCTTCTGGAACTGGCCCTCACCGAGAACCTGCAGCGCGAAGACCTGAACGCTATCGAAACAGCACTCAGCTATCGCCGCCTGATGGAAGAATGTGAACTCACGCAGGAACAGGTAGCCGAACGTATCGGCAAGGATCGTACGACGGTAACCAATTACCTGCGCCTGCTGAAGCTGCCGCCCGATATCCAGGTGGCCGTGCGCAACGGCGAGATCAGCATGGGGCATGCCCGGGCCATCATCAATGTCGAAAATGCAGAACAACAGCTGTTTGTGTTCCACGAAATCATCCGTAAACAACTTTCCGTCAGACAAACTGAGGAATTGGTACGCCAGCTGAGCCGCGGACATAAAAGCAAACCTTCTACTAAAAACCAGCTTCCGCCGGCCTATCAACGTATTCAGGACCAGCTCACCGACCTGTTTTCCACCCGGGTGAAGCTGCAACGCCAATCCAATGGTCGGGGGCATATTGCTATTGATTTTTATTCCGATGAAGAACTCAATCGAATCCTGGAATTGTTGCAGCGCGTGCGGAGATCGTGA
- a CDS encoding AAA family ATPase, which translates to MGKIIALANQKGGVGKTTTAINLSASLAVLEYKTLLVDADPQANSTTGLGFDLRNIQQSVYDCMVNEARAQDVVLQTEIQDLQLLPAHIDLVGAELELIHHPNREHVLKQVLAPLKDKYDFVIIDCSPSLGLITVNALTAADSVIIPVQCEFFALEGLGKLLNTIKIVQNRLNTSLEIEGILLTMYDGRLRLSNQILSEIRQHFDSLVFDTIIHRNTRLAEAPSLGKPAVLYDAESNGAIHYLNLAREILQKNDATRIKLKDKILA; encoded by the coding sequence ATGGGGAAGATTATTGCATTAGCCAATCAGAAAGGTGGAGTGGGTAAAACCACAACCGCCATCAATCTTTCGGCCAGTCTGGCTGTGCTGGAATACAAAACCTTGCTGGTAGATGCCGACCCGCAGGCCAACAGTACCACTGGCCTGGGTTTTGACCTGCGTAACATTCAGCAGAGTGTGTACGATTGTATGGTAAATGAGGCGCGGGCTCAGGACGTTGTCCTGCAAACAGAAATCCAGGATCTTCAACTTTTACCTGCACATATCGATCTGGTGGGTGCCGAGCTGGAGCTGATTCATCATCCCAATCGGGAACATGTGCTGAAGCAGGTACTTGCCCCGTTGAAAGACAAATACGATTTTGTGATTATCGATTGCTCGCCATCGTTGGGATTGATTACCGTAAACGCCCTTACGGCGGCCGATTCGGTAATCATTCCGGTGCAATGTGAGTTTTTCGCGCTGGAAGGATTGGGCAAACTGCTCAACACGATTAAAATCGTACAAAACCGCCTCAATACTTCACTTGAGATAGAGGGCATTCTGCTCACCATGTACGACGGCCGTTTACGCCTCAGCAATCAGATTTTAAGTGAAATCAGGCAGCATTTCGACAGTCTGGTGTTTGACACCATCATCCACCGCAACACCCGTCTGGCTGAGGCACCCAGCCTGGGCAAGCCTGCTGTGCTCTATGATGCAGAGAGCAACGGAGCCATTCATTATTTGAACCTCGCCCGGGAAATCCTGCAGAAAAACGATGCCACACGTATTAAGTTGAAAGATAAAATTCTTGCCTGA
- a CDS encoding metal-dependent hydrolase, with the protein MKLTYYGHACFAVQIGQHHILFDPFITPNELAKHIDIHQIPADYILISHGHADHVADVAAIAKRTGATLVSNFEIIEWFQAQGFQKVHPMNHGGSWQFDFGKVKYVNAIHSSKLPDGANGGNPGGFICQTSEGNFYYSGDTALTLDMQLIPRFARIDFAIFPIGDNFTMGYEDALVAAELVQTERVVGVHYDTFGYIKIDKDAARKAFQEAGRQLLLPAIGETIEL; encoded by the coding sequence ATGAAACTCACTTATTACGGCCACGCCTGTTTTGCAGTACAAATTGGTCAGCATCATATTTTATTCGATCCTTTTATCACACCCAATGAACTGGCTAAACATATCGATATCCATCAGATTCCGGCCGACTATATCCTGATTTCCCATGGCCATGCCGATCATGTGGCCGATGTAGCCGCTATTGCTAAGCGAACGGGTGCCACGCTGGTCTCGAATTTTGAGATTATTGAATGGTTCCAGGCCCAGGGTTTTCAAAAAGTACATCCCATGAATCATGGGGGGAGCTGGCAATTTGATTTTGGCAAGGTAAAATACGTCAACGCCATTCATTCGAGTAAGCTGCCCGATGGGGCCAATGGAGGCAATCCGGGTGGATTCATCTGTCAGACGTCGGAAGGCAATTTTTATTATTCAGGTGATACGGCGCTGACGCTGGATATGCAATTGATTCCGCGCTTCGCCCGGATTGATTTTGCGATATTTCCGATCGGAGATAACTTCACCATGGGTTATGAAGATGCGCTGGTGGCGGCTGAGCTGGTACAAACCGAACGGGTGGTGGGCGTGCATTACGACACCTTCGGTTATATCAAAATCGATAAAGATGCCGCCCGGAAAGCCTTTCAGGAAGCTGGTCGCCAGCTGTTATTGCCAGCCATTGGTGAAACGATTGAATTATAA
- a CDS encoding NAD(P)H-dependent oxidoreductase: MDEITVIAGTNRPGSRTLQIAQQYIRLLQDYPVTAHLLSLEGLDLNRRTAELEQIENTLIIPVQKFIFILPEYNGSFSGAVKTFIDLTRYKECWYYKKALLTGVAEGRGGNLRGLDHFTGVLHFLKVIVHPNKLPISSVKQLMNARGEIADQQTIAQMRQQIEEFLAL; this comes from the coding sequence ATGGATGAGATTACCGTCATTGCGGGTACCAACCGCCCGGGCAGCCGCACCCTGCAAATCGCCCAACAATACATCCGGCTGTTGCAGGATTATCCGGTTACGGCTCACCTGCTTTCGCTGGAAGGACTGGACCTGAACCGACGCACGGCCGAGCTGGAACAGATAGAAAACACGCTGATCATCCCGGTGCAAAAGTTTATTTTCATCCTGCCGGAATATAACGGCAGTTTTTCGGGTGCCGTGAAAACATTCATCGACCTTACCCGCTATAAGGAATGCTGGTATTACAAAAAAGCCCTGCTCACAGGAGTAGCCGAAGGGCGCGGAGGCAATTTACGTGGGCTGGATCATTTCACGGGCGTGTTGCATTTTTTGAAGGTGATCGTGCATCCCAATAAACTGCCCATCTCTTCGGTGAAGCAGCTGATGAACGCCCGGGGCGAAATCGCCGACCAGCAAACCATAGCACAAATGCGACAACAAATTGAAGAATTCCTGGCTTTGTAA